The Leclercia adecarboxylata region TTGAATAATAGGCATAAGATCGGCATATCCGCGCTGAAATCAGGGCAAAAAAGTACCCTTTTTACGCTGAAAAATCAATCGACACGGGAAGCGGTCAAACTATTCCTGACGGAGGAATTTGACTTAAGTAAAAGTTTAGACTTATTGACCTTAATAAAAAGGATAGGCTGTGCCTATTACCACATTTTCATTGTTCTTTTACACTTATTTACCGTATGGCTTTCCGCTCTTTGCACCGTTTGTTTAAAGGTATTTTGATGACCGCTTCTAAGACATGGATTACTTTAGGCACTATTGCCAGCCCGGCCACCGGAACCTTATTTTCGAAAATTCTGACTCAGCATAATCATACTTATATTCTCTGGTATAACGGCGACCAGCTCTTTAAACCCGGAGATCAGATAAAAGTTTGTCATAACCGTTTACGGGTGAATGACACGCTATGCGATATACATATTATACAGATCGATAAATACAGCCACACCCTGTGGCGCGTGATGCACAATATGTCCAGCTGCCCCGGCCATCGTGACCCTGAGAGCAAGAGGTGTGAGGTACCGGTAAAATGTATCTTTAAAAAATGCCCTTACGGCAAGGAACGGGTAACGACAAAGTAATCATCCGCTGAACTATTTAGTCGGCAAGCAGATAATAAGAGCATTACTCCGAACGGATAATATAAATATCAGGAGGGTCGACCCCTCCCGCTATTTAATCTGTTTACTACCAGAGGTTATTCACCCAGGGTGGCGACCATCACCGCCTTAATGGTATGCATGCGGTTTTCCGCCTGGTCAAACACGACGCTGGCCGCAGATTCAAATACTTCGTCCGTCACTTCCATCCCGCCGTGCAGATCGAACTCTTTCGCCATCTGTTTGCCGAGCGTGGTCTGATCGTCGTGGAACGCCGGCAGACAGTGCAGGAACTTCACCTCCGGGTTACCGGTGAGCGCCATCATCCGCGCATTCACCTGATAGCCACGCAGCAGGGCGATACGCTCCGCCCACTTCTCTTTGGCTTCACCCATCGATACCCACACGTCGGTGTAGATAAAGTCTGCGCCCTTCACGCCCGCCGCCACATCTTCCGTCAGGGTGATCCTGCCGCCGTTCTTTTCTGCCAGCGCGCTGCACTCTGCCACCAGGCTCTCTTCCGGCCAGCAGGCTTTGGGCGCAACCAGACGCAGATCCAGCCCGGTGAGCGCCGCCGCTTCCAGCATTGAGTTACCCATGTTGTTACGCGCATCGCCGGTATAGACCAGCACCATCTCGTTAAAGGCTTTGCCCGGCAGGTGCTCCTGCATGGTGAGCAGGTCCGCCAGCAGCTGTGTCGGATGGAACTCGTTGGTCAGGCCGTTCCACACCGGCACACCGGCGAATTCCGCCAGGGTTTCGACAACCTCCTGGCCGTGGCCGCGATACTGAATGCCGTCGTACATCCGGCCCAGCACCCGCGCGGTATCTTTAATTGACTCTTTATGCCCAATCTGGCTGCCGCTCGGCCCTAAATAGGTGACGCGTGCGCCCTGGTCAAATGCGGCAACTTCGAAAGAGCATCGTGTGCGGGTCGAGTCTTTTTCGAAGATGAGCGCGATATTTTTGCCAGTAAGCTTCTGTACTTCTGTGCCTTTTTTCTTATCGGACTTCAGCTGTGCAGACAGGGCAAGCAGAGAGGAGAGCTGTGCAGGGGTAAAATCGAGCAATTTCAGGAAGTGTTTTTTATACAGTTCAGACATTTTATCCTCACATGGCAAAGGCCACTTATTGAATTAAAATTCACTTTATAAGTATTAATATTCACTTGCAACCCCGTTTCACAAATCTTTCTTACAAAGGTGGAGGCAAACACATCCGTGTGTGAAAATAGAAGTATCTGCCGCACTTTAAAGAGGAATGAGCCATGGCAAACCCAGAACTGCTGGAAGAACAGCGCGAAGAGACGCGACTGATTATTGAAGAACTGCTGGAAGACGGCAGCGATCCGGATGCGCTGTACACCATCGAGCATCATTTCTCTGCGGATGATTTCGAAGCGCTGGAAAAGCTGGCGGTTGAAGCGTTCCGCCTGGGTTACGAAGTGACGGAGCCGGAAGAGCTGGAAGTGGAAGAGGGCGACACCGTCATCTGCTGCGATATCCTGAGTGAAGGCGCGCTGAAGGCAGAGCTGATCGACGCCCAGGTTGAACAGCTGATGAACCTCGCCGAGAAGTTTGAAGTGGAATACGACGGCTGGGGCACCTACTTCGAAGATCCGAACGGCGAAGAGGGTGACGAAGACGACGAAGATTTCATCGACGAAGATGACGACGGCGTGCGTCACTAAGTGTTATTTGCGGCAGCTTCGGCTGCCGCTTCAGGAAAAATAATGGATTACCCGCAGATACTCGCCCCTGTTTTAAACTTCCTCCAGTGTCCGACCCCGCAAGCGTGGATTGATAAAGCCCGCGACCCGGCGAACCTGCCGCTGCTGCTCACCGACCATATGGTGTGCGAGCTCAAAGCCGCCCAGACCGCGCTGTTATTAGTGCGCAAATACGTCGCCGACGAGAGCGGTGCCGACGCGCTCCTCGAGTGGCTCAAACCCTACGAAGCCTTTACCTTCCGCGAAGGCCCGGAACCGGACTTTGTCGCCCTGCACAAACAGATTGGCAAAAGCGTGATGCCGAAGACCGACGATCCCTGGGGTCAGGCGCTCATCGACAGCATGGTGCTGCTGATTAAAGAGGAGCTGCACCATTTCTGGCAGGTGCGGGAGGCGATGCTGATGCGTAACATTCCCTACGTCAAAATCACCGCCAGCCGCTACGCTAAAGGGATGCTGAAAGCCGTGCGCACCCACGAGCCGCTGACGCTGATCGACAAGCTGATTTGCGGGGCCTATATCGAAGCGCGCTCCTGCGAACGCTTCGCCGCGCTGGCGCCATTCCTCGATGAGGATTTGCAGAAGTTTTACCTGTCGCTGCTGCGCTCCGAGGCGCGGCACTATCAGGACTATTTGCGTCTGGCGCAGCAGGTGAGTGATGACGACATCACCCCACGCGTGAAGCTGTTTGGCGAGGTGGAGGCAGAGCTTA contains the following coding sequences:
- the argL gene encoding putative translational regulatory protein ArgL, coding for MMLDGVQRIRIAAVFQQFFNNQSRLFALFFQQFWVCHGSFLFKVRQILLFSHTDVFASTFVRKICETGLQVNINTYKVNFNSISGLCHVRIKCLNCIKNTS
- the rraB gene encoding ribonuclease E inhibitor RraB, yielding MANPELLEEQREETRLIIEELLEDGSDPDALYTIEHHFSADDFEALEKLAVEAFRLGYEVTEPEELEVEEGDTVICCDILSEGALKAELIDAQVEQLMNLAEKFEVEYDGWGTYFEDPNGEEGDEDDEDFIDEDDDGVRH
- the argF gene encoding ornithine carbamoyltransferase, which gives rise to MSELYKKHFLKLLDFTPAQLSSLLALSAQLKSDKKKGTEVQKLTGKNIALIFEKDSTRTRCSFEVAAFDQGARVTYLGPSGSQIGHKESIKDTARVLGRMYDGIQYRGHGQEVVETLAEFAGVPVWNGLTNEFHPTQLLADLLTMQEHLPGKAFNEMVLVYTGDARNNMGNSMLEAAALTGLDLRLVAPKACWPEESLVAECSALAEKNGGRITLTEDVAAGVKGADFIYTDVWVSMGEAKEKWAERIALLRGYQVNARMMALTGNPEVKFLHCLPAFHDDQTTLGKQMAKEFDLHGGMEVTDEVFESAASVVFDQAENRMHTIKAVMVATLGE
- the miaE gene encoding tRNA isopentenyl-2-thiomethyl-A-37 hydroxylase MiaE — encoded protein: MDYPQILAPVLNFLQCPTPQAWIDKARDPANLPLLLTDHMVCELKAAQTALLLVRKYVADESGADALLEWLKPYEAFTFREGPEPDFVALHKQIGKSVMPKTDDPWGQALIDSMVLLIKEELHHFWQVREAMLMRNIPYVKITASRYAKGMLKAVRTHEPLTLIDKLICGAYIEARSCERFAALAPFLDEDLQKFYLSLLRSEARHYQDYLRLAQQVSDDDITPRVKLFGEVEAELILSPDTEFRFHSGVPV